One Candidatus Neomarinimicrobiota bacterium DNA segment encodes these proteins:
- a CDS encoding histidine--tRNA ligase has translation MPDKIQSPKGTHDILPPEARRWQVAEESIRKMMDIFGYGEIRTPVFEKSELFARGVGETSDIVSKEMYTFSDKGDTSLTLKPEITAPVIRSFIQHNLGKKSPMTKLYYIDHAFRQERPQAGRFRQFHQYGVEAIGSHQPEMDVEVISLATESLIALGLDGLTLKLNSIGETKSRKKFRKALKTFLQPHFNELSEASQKRFEVNPLRILDSKNLEEQKLLQDAPNISEFLDDNDKAHFSDVCEGLTQCGIPFELDSTLVRGLDYYTRTTFEITSTALGAQDAVCGGGRYDGLVETLGGPSTPAIGFAAGIERILLCLESKNESTADSQIQVYFIAHGDVAREIVIPLIHASRQIGVQSDFDPIRRSLKAQFREANRIGAEFAVIIGDSEIQAKEAQIKNLETGDQMSIKFDDLGGYLASLQI, from the coding sequence ATGCCAGATAAAATTCAATCACCCAAGGGAACGCATGACATTCTTCCTCCTGAAGCAAGACGCTGGCAGGTTGCTGAAGAATCCATTCGGAAGATGATGGATATTTTTGGATATGGAGAAATCCGTACACCTGTATTTGAAAAATCTGAATTGTTTGCTCGTGGTGTTGGCGAAACGTCGGATATCGTGTCTAAAGAAATGTACACTTTTTCGGATAAAGGCGATACAAGTTTAACCTTAAAACCGGAAATTACTGCGCCGGTCATCCGATCTTTTATTCAACATAATCTTGGGAAAAAGTCACCCATGACAAAATTGTATTACATTGATCATGCCTTTCGTCAAGAACGCCCCCAAGCCGGAAGATTTAGGCAATTTCACCAATATGGTGTGGAAGCCATCGGTTCACACCAACCGGAAATGGATGTTGAAGTTATTTCGCTCGCAACCGAATCCTTGATTGCACTTGGCCTTGATGGGCTCACACTCAAGTTGAATTCTATTGGCGAAACGAAAAGCCGAAAAAAATTCCGTAAAGCATTAAAAACGTTTTTACAGCCGCATTTCAACGAACTTTCAGAGGCTAGCCAAAAAAGATTCGAAGTTAATCCGCTTCGAATTTTGGATTCCAAAAACCTTGAAGAACAAAAATTATTACAAGACGCTCCCAACATTTCTGAATTTTTAGACGATAATGATAAGGCACATTTTTCAGATGTTTGCGAAGGACTTACACAATGTGGAATTCCATTTGAACTTGATTCCACTTTGGTGCGCGGTTTGGATTATTATACTCGCACTACTTTTGAAATTACCTCCACCGCCTTGGGTGCACAGGATGCGGTTTGTGGTGGCGGAAGATACGATGGACTTGTGGAAACCCTCGGCGGTCCTTCCACGCCAGCGATTGGATTTGCAGCTGGGATTGAAAGGATATTATTGTGTTTAGAATCCAAAAATGAATCTACAGCGGATAGCCAAATTCAAGTGTATTTTATTGCACATGGAGATGTGGCTCGGGAAATTGTGATCCCACTAATCCATGCCAGTAGGCAAATAGGTGTACAGTCAGATTTTGACCCTATAAGGCGTAGCTTAAAAGCTCAGTTCAGAGAAGCAAATCGAATCGGCGCCGAGTTTGCAGTGATTATTGGGGATTCAGAAATTCAAGCAAAAGAAGCACAGATAAAAAATTTGGAAACAGGGGATCAAATGTCAATCAAATTTGATGATCTGGGCGGTTATCTTGCCTCTTTGCAAATATAA
- a CDS encoding glycine--tRNA ligase, whose amino-acid sequence MKKTSIDNIVSLCKRRGFIFQSSEIYGGFGAVYDYGPLGTALKNAISQGWMTAMTQLHENIVGLDSGILMHPKIWEASGHVGAFNDPLVDCKHCNARYRADELFDGNPDDGTWEDIQCPSCGTTGQLTEPRQFNLMFKTHVGPVEDDAAVAYLRPETAQGIYVNYLLVQGAMRLKIPFGIAQIGKAFRNEIVARNFIFRTREFEQMEMQYFVKPGNDENSLQAWKEERLNFYTDILGIDSTKLRFHQHREGELAHYAKEAWDIEYEFPFGWSEIEGIHNRTDFDLRQHQEYSGKNMKIFDQEANEKYFPYIIETSAGLNRMLLAVLADAYWDDTENDRIVLKLHPSLAPVKAVVCPLVKKEGLPEIARKIVDDLKCHFKVLYDQAGSIGKRYYRQDEMGTPFCITVDHQTSEDQTVTLRHRDTQKQDRIGLDSLTEALMSKIGTYST is encoded by the coding sequence ATGAAAAAAACTTCCATAGATAATATCGTTTCCCTCTGCAAACGCCGCGGATTCATTTTCCAGAGTTCGGAAATCTATGGCGGATTTGGCGCCGTTTATGATTATGGCCCACTCGGAACAGCACTTAAAAATGCTATTTCACAAGGTTGGATGACAGCAATGACTCAATTACATGAGAATATTGTTGGATTAGATAGTGGAATTTTAATGCACCCAAAAATTTGGGAAGCTTCGGGACATGTGGGCGCATTCAACGATCCGCTTGTGGACTGTAAGCATTGTAACGCGCGTTATCGGGCCGATGAATTATTTGACGGTAATCCTGATGATGGGACCTGGGAAGATATTCAATGCCCATCCTGCGGGACAACAGGACAATTAACAGAACCGCGTCAGTTTAATTTGATGTTCAAGACACATGTCGGCCCTGTGGAAGATGATGCTGCTGTCGCATATCTCCGCCCGGAAACAGCGCAGGGAATTTATGTGAATTATCTTTTGGTACAAGGTGCCATGAGATTAAAAATCCCTTTTGGAATTGCGCAAATCGGTAAAGCATTCCGGAATGAGATTGTTGCCAGGAATTTCATTTTTCGCACACGGGAATTCGAACAAATGGAAATGCAGTATTTTGTTAAGCCGGGCAACGATGAAAATTCTTTACAAGCATGGAAAGAAGAAAGGTTGAACTTTTATACTGATATTTTGGGAATTGACAGCACCAAACTCAGGTTTCATCAGCATAGAGAAGGCGAACTTGCCCATTACGCAAAAGAAGCGTGGGACATTGAATATGAATTCCCGTTTGGATGGTCAGAGATTGAAGGAATACACAATAGAACCGATTTTGATTTGCGACAGCACCAAGAATATTCAGGGAAAAATATGAAAATTTTTGATCAGGAAGCGAATGAAAAGTACTTTCCCTATATTATAGAAACATCCGCCGGATTAAATAGAATGTTACTTGCAGTTCTCGCCGATGCATACTGGGATGACACCGAAAATGACCGCATTGTATTAAAACTGCATCCGTCTCTGGCTCCAGTAAAAGCAGTGGTTTGTCCACTCGTTAAAAAAGAGGGTCTTCCTGAAATTGCTCGCAAAATTGTGGATGATTTAAAATGCCATTTTAAGGTGCTCTATGATCAGGCCGGTTCCATCGGAAAACGCTACTACCGCCAGGATGAAATGGGAACACCATTTTGTATTACAGTTGATCATCAAACATCAGAAGATCAGACCGTAACGCTTCGCCATCGGGATACACAAAAGCAAGATCGTATTGGCTTGGATAGCCTAACCGAAGCATTAATGTCTAAAATCGGAACCTACAGCACCTAA
- the topA gene encoding type I DNA topoisomerase — MSTKSILIVESPTKVKTLSKLLGDNFEIISCVGHVKDLPRKSLGVDVDQDFSMEEEILEEKNQFFKELKKLAKSAEKVIIATDPDREGEAIAMHIAEELSDSMIERIQFTEITKTAIEKGLTEPRDIDTNLVEARKARRIIDRLVGYKVSRVLWSTLQNNMNFVNKTLSAGRVQSAALRILVNRERLRAMFNSASYYGIKAELKSGTSSGFPANLHSVDQKTLITGKDFDSTTGDLKRQDALLLDKPKADALVDELQSGPWIVEDIVEKPRTSNPKPPFTTSTLQQEAARKLHFPARRTMRTAQKLYENGFITYMRTDSTHLSDEALKASRDYIIDTFGKKYAPKTPNIYKTKVKNAQEAHEAIRPSGSTFASVESAKTKLGDDEGKLYDLIWKRTIGSQMASAKLKQTTVTIENNSATFRATGRVIIFPGYMKIYVEGRDDSSKGLADRESVLPNMKKGDTLDCISLDAEEHNTKPPARFTEASLVKELESDGIGRPSTFANIIDTILFREYVTKTKGALVPTFLGVAVTQLLENHFEHLVNTQFTAQMENDLDSIARGEMKALPFMNDFYFGNNEDAGLQGMLDDPVDIPKACIIPLNGTDKNELIIRIGKFGPYVQQGEERRNIPLDLALGDITIEKAMELLAQSDGPVIIGKDPKSNDDIVSKVGPYGPYVQRGETTERKSIPKHIDPSSIDLETALALLNLPRVVGSHPETGEEITADYGRYGPYLRMVKKTRSLKNPDNPLDISLDRAIELLAQATSGRSEALKTLGKHPKTGEELTVKAGRYGPFISDGKINASLPKGVEPNDVTLDTAVELIDNRRLNPPKKRRRKRKKS, encoded by the coding sequence ATGAGCACCAAATCTATACTCATCGTTGAATCGCCAACAAAAGTGAAAACATTATCCAAACTCCTTGGTGATAATTTTGAAATAATATCCTGTGTAGGACATGTTAAAGACCTACCAAGAAAGTCGCTAGGCGTAGATGTTGATCAGGATTTTTCCATGGAAGAAGAAATTCTTGAAGAAAAGAATCAGTTTTTTAAAGAACTGAAAAAACTAGCCAAGTCTGCGGAGAAAGTGATAATAGCAACTGACCCGGATCGTGAAGGCGAAGCCATTGCTATGCACATTGCAGAAGAATTGAGTGACTCTATGATCGAGCGTATTCAATTTACGGAAATCACAAAAACTGCAATTGAAAAAGGATTAACCGAGCCCAGAGACATTGACACCAATCTTGTGGAAGCTCGAAAAGCACGAAGAATTATTGATAGGTTAGTCGGATATAAAGTTTCTAGAGTACTGTGGAGCACGCTTCAGAATAATATGAATTTTGTAAATAAAACATTATCCGCTGGCAGAGTTCAATCTGCTGCATTGCGAATTTTGGTTAACCGTGAGCGCCTAAGAGCGATGTTTAATTCTGCTTCGTATTATGGAATAAAAGCGGAACTCAAATCCGGTACGTCAAGTGGGTTCCCTGCCAACCTCCATTCCGTCGATCAAAAGACTTTAATTACCGGGAAAGATTTTGATAGTACAACCGGCGATTTAAAACGGCAGGATGCTTTACTCCTGGATAAGCCAAAAGCAGATGCGCTTGTGGATGAACTACAATCGGGACCTTGGATAGTCGAAGATATTGTTGAAAAACCGCGCACTTCTAATCCAAAGCCTCCATTTACCACAAGCACACTGCAACAGGAAGCCGCTCGAAAATTACATTTCCCGGCACGCCGAACCATGCGAACTGCTCAGAAATTGTATGAAAATGGATTTATCACATATATGCGAACTGACTCAACCCATTTATCCGACGAAGCTTTGAAAGCTTCACGCGATTATATCATAGATACATTCGGGAAGAAGTATGCTCCCAAAACGCCCAACATTTATAAGACCAAGGTAAAAAACGCTCAGGAAGCGCACGAAGCTATCCGCCCATCCGGATCAACATTCGCATCGGTTGAAAGTGCAAAAACCAAACTGGGTGACGACGAGGGAAAACTTTACGATTTGATTTGGAAACGTACCATCGGATCCCAAATGGCATCGGCCAAATTGAAACAGACAACGGTAACAATAGAAAATAATTCCGCAACATTTCGAGCTACAGGAAGAGTGATTATTTTCCCCGGTTACATGAAGATTTATGTGGAAGGAAGGGACGATTCCTCGAAAGGTTTGGCAGACCGGGAATCTGTTTTACCGAATATGAAAAAAGGCGACACACTCGATTGTATTTCTCTGGATGCAGAAGAACATAATACCAAACCGCCAGCTCGCTTTACAGAAGCGTCTCTTGTTAAAGAATTGGAATCGGATGGAATTGGAAGACCCTCCACGTTTGCAAATATAATTGACACGATTCTCTTTCGGGAATATGTGACAAAAACCAAAGGTGCGCTCGTTCCAACCTTTTTGGGAGTTGCCGTTACCCAACTATTAGAAAACCATTTTGAGCATCTGGTAAATACACAATTTACTGCCCAAATGGAAAACGATTTAGATTCAATTGCGCGAGGTGAAATGAAAGCGTTGCCGTTTATGAATGATTTCTATTTTGGAAATAACGAAGATGCCGGACTGCAAGGCATGCTAGATGATCCTGTAGATATTCCGAAAGCGTGCATTATTCCGCTGAATGGAACGGATAAAAATGAATTGATTATTCGAATCGGGAAATTCGGACCTTACGTCCAGCAAGGCGAAGAACGACGAAATATCCCGTTGGACCTTGCTTTAGGAGATATTACAATTGAAAAGGCGATGGAATTGTTAGCGCAAAGCGACGGTCCGGTAATCATAGGAAAAGACCCAAAATCAAATGACGACATTGTGAGTAAAGTTGGCCCCTATGGACCTTATGTTCAGCGCGGTGAAACAACCGAAAGAAAAAGTATCCCTAAACATATTGATCCATCATCTATTGATTTGGAAACAGCTTTGGCGCTCTTGAATCTTCCGAGAGTCGTTGGCTCTCATCCGGAAACCGGAGAGGAAATTACAGCTGACTACGGCCGATATGGTCCTTACCTTAGAATGGTTAAAAAAACACGGAGTCTTAAAAATCCTGACAATCCATTAGACATTTCCCTTGATCGTGCGATAGAATTACTCGCACAAGCAACTTCTGGGAGATCTGAAGCATTAAAAACATTAGGCAAACATCCTAAAACAGGAGAAGAGCTGACTGTAAAAGCTGGGCGCTATGGTCCGTTTATTTCTGACGGAAAAATTAATGCGTCCCTTCCCAAAGGCGTTGAGCCCAATGATGTTACCTTGGACACAGCTGTGGAATTAATTGACAATCGCAGATTAAATCCTCCTAAAAAACGACGAAGGAAACGAAAAAAATCATGA
- a CDS encoding TonB-dependent receptor — MKTPMRLVAILGMVAGLWAQSGSVSGTISDTDGNGLAGANVVLDGTSLGTASDANGSYSISNVPFGSYTITASYIGHESASQAVHVGGTATTVNFELAGEAIAMGGVMVTGSRAASRTAMKSPTPIDGFDDMALRRQGNGDFTETLKNQVPSFNATPLTGDGAAFVRPTSMRGLPPDNILVLVNSKRRHRSALISHFGAAMNVGAHAVDVGMIPGIALKRLEVLRDGASAQYGSDAIAGVMNFILKERSEGIEVDVQSGMWLPAPNGRGGEFDLKIATNVGMKLTEKGFLNITTEWINNPELSRGQQHASASDGYKGWDSSWGVDDKSNTDNWQTAMNWGRPKSYGFRSVWNAGLQINDHVQAYSFGNFADTFGEYSFFLRAAGKSGALTDIPLNPADSSEGNFSWADTYPLGFTPRLEGHGNDISSVVGIKGDLANGLEYDFSASYGSNYIRYYLKNTLNLSWGPYSPHNFDIGDLQQAETNLNADFSYALSDALNLAFGGEWREEEYTMYQGQKESWMPGPWANVALIKDPTIAGDSTYYTAPGLAANGMPGTSPDAAGVFARTNYSMYADAEMDMGALLVQAAGRFEDFSDFGTTTNFKVAGRFILGNLATLRGNFSTGFRAPTPGQSNYTGIVTSFDGPTGKQVQEGTLRPTDSLTVTMGGVALTPEKATNISVGLTTNIIPSLNLTIDAYIINVTDRIIKSRSLAVTGSTEFSKLAFYTNNLSTNTTGLDVVAVYNMGKTNLSMAMNYNSTTVTDSTEIDTDDDGIKDAWPVSSSTIFNMQNNLPKIRLSLTADHRLSQKLSAMARLNYYGETIDEQGDRKKVDPAMLLDLEMSCVVSNNLSVILGAANILNTYPSETTGRVSQGMPYPRRTPIGYHGGMTYLRLMYNF, encoded by the coding sequence ATGAAAACACCAATGCGATTAGTAGCAATTCTTGGGATGGTAGCTGGTCTTTGGGCCCAATCGGGTTCAGTTTCCGGTACAATTTCAGACACAGATGGTAACGGCCTTGCCGGTGCAAATGTGGTTCTGGATGGAACATCCTTAGGAACAGCCTCAGACGCGAATGGTTCTTACAGCATTTCTAATGTACCGTTTGGTTCCTATACCATAACGGCGTCTTACATTGGACATGAATCTGCAAGTCAGGCCGTTCACGTAGGAGGCACAGCAACAACCGTTAACTTTGAGCTCGCTGGAGAAGCCATTGCGATGGGCGGAGTTATGGTAACCGGTTCCCGCGCTGCGAGCCGTACTGCCATGAAATCCCCAACGCCGATTGATGGATTTGACGATATGGCGCTGCGCAGACAAGGCAACGGTGACTTTACTGAAACTCTTAAGAACCAGGTACCGTCCTTCAATGCGACACCTCTGACAGGTGATGGAGCAGCATTCGTGCGCCCGACCTCAATGAGAGGTTTACCACCGGACAATATCCTTGTTCTCGTTAACTCAAAACGCAGACATCGCTCAGCCTTGATTTCACATTTTGGCGCGGCAATGAATGTAGGCGCCCACGCTGTTGATGTCGGAATGATTCCGGGAATCGCACTCAAGCGTCTCGAAGTTCTCCGTGACGGTGCCTCGGCACAGTACGGATCTGACGCCATTGCAGGTGTGATGAACTTTATCTTGAAAGAACGTTCAGAAGGAATTGAAGTAGATGTTCAATCCGGAATGTGGCTTCCCGCACCGAACGGCAGAGGCGGTGAATTTGATCTTAAAATCGCGACCAATGTTGGTATGAAGCTTACAGAAAAAGGCTTCCTCAATATCACTACCGAATGGATCAATAACCCGGAGCTTTCACGCGGGCAACAGCACGCTTCCGCATCTGACGGTTACAAAGGATGGGATTCGAGCTGGGGAGTTGATGATAAGTCCAATACAGATAATTGGCAGACAGCCATGAACTGGGGACGGCCAAAGAGCTACGGCTTTCGGTCTGTTTGGAATGCAGGTCTGCAAATCAATGATCATGTGCAGGCATATTCATTTGGTAACTTTGCCGATACATTTGGTGAATACAGTTTCTTCCTTAGAGCGGCAGGAAAATCCGGCGCTTTGACGGACATTCCCTTAAATCCTGCAGATTCGTCCGAAGGAAATTTTTCCTGGGCCGACACGTATCCATTGGGGTTTACTCCTCGCCTTGAAGGGCATGGAAATGACATAAGTTCTGTTGTTGGAATTAAGGGTGACTTAGCAAATGGATTAGAGTATGACTTCAGCGCAAGCTATGGATCCAATTATATCCGTTACTACCTGAAAAATACTCTGAATCTTTCCTGGGGACCGTACTCACCGCACAATTTTGACATCGGGGATCTTCAGCAGGCAGAAACCAACTTGAATGCTGACTTCTCCTATGCACTTTCAGATGCTTTGAATCTTGCATTTGGCGGAGAATGGCGTGAAGAGGAATACACCATGTATCAAGGACAGAAAGAATCCTGGATGCCCGGACCCTGGGCAAATGTAGCCTTGATCAAGGATCCAACCATTGCTGGGGATTCAACGTATTACACAGCGCCAGGTTTGGCGGCCAACGGTATGCCAGGAACAAGCCCGGATGCAGCCGGTGTTTTTGCACGCACAAACTACTCAATGTATGCTGATGCAGAAATGGACATGGGTGCATTACTGGTACAGGCAGCCGGACGCTTTGAGGATTTTTCCGATTTTGGAACGACAACCAACTTTAAAGTTGCCGGTCGTTTTATACTTGGAAACCTCGCGACACTTCGCGGAAACTTCTCCACGGGGTTCCGCGCACCGACTCCCGGACAGTCCAACTATACCGGTATTGTAACGTCATTCGATGGCCCAACAGGGAAACAGGTTCAGGAAGGAACTCTTAGGCCGACTGATTCCTTGACTGTTACCATGGGCGGAGTGGCTCTTACTCCTGAAAAAGCGACCAATATCAGTGTTGGCTTGACTACGAATATTATTCCGAGCCTGAATCTGACAATTGATGCATACATCATTAATGTTACAGATCGCATCATTAAATCGAGATCTCTTGCTGTTACAGGAAGCACGGAATTTTCGAAGCTCGCATTTTACACCAACAACCTCAGTACCAATACCACCGGTCTCGATGTTGTTGCCGTGTACAACATGGGTAAAACGAACCTCAGTATGGCGATGAATTACAACTCGACGACTGTAACCGACTCTACAGAGATTGATACAGACGACGATGGTATCAAAGATGCCTGGCCGGTATCCAGCAGTACGATTTTCAATATGCAGAACAATCTGCCGAAAATCCGGTTATCGTTGACCGCTGATCATAGGCTCAGTCAAAAACTTTCAGCAATGGCTCGTCTTAATTATTACGGCGAAACTATTGATGAACAAGGCGACCGTAAAAAAGTTGATCCAGCTATGCTGCTAGACCTTGAAATGAGTTGTGTTGTAAGCAATAACCTGAGCGTAATCTTGGGTGCTGCCAACATATTGAACACGTACCCATCAGAAACTACTGGGCGTGTATCTCAAGGGATGCCTTATCCTCGTCGTACGCCAATCGGCTACCACGGTGGTATGACATACCTAAGGTTAATGTATAACTTCTAA
- a CDS encoding aminotransferase class I/II-fold pyridoxal phosphate-dependent enzyme, translating to MEDDIQLQFQNLEKSATLAINEQSSALEQDGQDIIKFGFGQSPFPVPETVVDTLKVYAHRKEYISVEGLPELRSTIAGTYSKELGTECDGSQVFIGPGTKELMFLLQMIHDGETIISTPSWVSYSPQASMLKRKVSYIHTSSDSDWLLSASQLDDELKKFSSVPKLLILNYPGNPSGTSYKEKDLIALAETARKHKILILSDEIYGRLNHEGNHRSIAEFYPEGTIISSGLSKWCGAGGWRLGHFLFPKKMKQLMQSMAAAASETFSCVSAPIQFAAVRAYQADDSIKNYQFHTRRVLKLIGQYSTKKLNEGGIKTVAPTGGFYLFPDFSDIKDSFSTRGISDSPTLCKKLLEDTGVALLPGSAFFRNRLELTARLAYVTFDGAKALQKSAKQPSDGFSFDHLNPTCNRVVEGIDRIIDWIHQ from the coding sequence ATGGAAGATGATATTCAATTACAATTTCAAAACCTTGAGAAATCTGCAACACTTGCTATCAATGAACAAAGTTCTGCATTGGAACAAGATGGGCAGGACATTATCAAATTTGGGTTTGGGCAATCACCTTTTCCTGTTCCAGAAACCGTCGTGGACACTCTTAAAGTTTATGCACATAGAAAAGAATATATTTCTGTAGAAGGTCTTCCGGAATTACGGAGCACGATAGCTGGTACCTATTCCAAAGAACTAGGCACTGAATGTGATGGTTCTCAAGTTTTTATTGGTCCCGGAACAAAAGAGTTGATGTTTTTGCTTCAAATGATCCATGATGGGGAAACGATTATTTCTACACCCTCATGGGTATCCTATTCTCCACAAGCTTCCATGCTTAAAAGAAAGGTGTCTTATATTCACACTTCATCGGATTCAGACTGGCTTTTATCTGCTAGTCAACTTGACGATGAACTAAAGAAATTTTCCTCCGTGCCTAAGCTTTTGATCCTCAATTATCCCGGGAACCCGTCCGGAACATCTTATAAAGAAAAAGATTTGATTGCGTTGGCAGAGACTGCTAGAAAACATAAAATTCTCATTTTATCTGATGAAATTTATGGGCGCTTAAATCACGAAGGAAATCATAGATCCATTGCAGAATTCTATCCGGAAGGTACCATTATCAGTTCCGGTCTTTCAAAGTGGTGCGGTGCGGGCGGATGGCGACTTGGACATTTTCTTTTTCCGAAAAAAATGAAACAGCTGATGCAATCCATGGCGGCGGCAGCCAGCGAAACTTTTTCATGCGTTTCTGCTCCGATACAATTTGCTGCGGTGCGGGCATACCAGGCAGACGATTCTATCAAGAATTACCAGTTTCATACAAGGCGTGTATTGAAACTCATAGGTCAATATTCCACAAAAAAACTGAATGAAGGTGGCATTAAAACAGTTGCCCCTACAGGTGGATTCTATCTTTTTCCTGATTTTTCTGACATCAAGGATTCATTTTCAACAAGAGGGATTTCTGATAGTCCTACGCTTTGTAAGAAGTTACTGGAAGATACAGGAGTTGCCCTTCTCCCCGGTTCAGCTTTTTTTAGGAATCGCTTAGAACTTACAGCTCGTCTTGCTTATGTCACATTTGATGGTGCTAAAGCACTTCAAAAAAGCGCTAAACAACCTTCCGACGGATTTTCGTTTGACCATTTAAACCCAACATGCAATCGCGTTGTGGAAGGTATCGATCGAATTATAGATTGGATTCATCAATAA